The DNA region CCTTTACATGGAAAGTATATAAATAAGAAAGATAACAGTGACCAGACTCAATACAAATAATGATGTAGAATAATAGTTTGATCTAAAATGATTTTAGTCACTCTACCTGCAGGAGGTTTGTGGGAGGAGCTGAACTCTGTGGACTGAAgctgaggacaaacacaaacatggtcAAGGCCCCGTCACGcgtctctgctctgattggacggcTGAGCGTTACTCACCCTGGAGAGGCCGGCCTTAGAGGCGTCTGGGGAACAAGCCGACCTGGAGGCGTTTGACcctggagaagaggaggaggaggaagaagaaaagagagaagtcaCAGGTCATCCAGGACTCgttcaccccccctcccctcctccctgacttacttcctctttcttcccttcttccacctccctcctcccttcttacTGCTCattcccctcctccctcaggtTTACTTCctacttcctcctccctcccctccatccttccttcctgctctttcttttctccttcctgTGATCTGATCTTGATGATAAATaacatggaaataaatatttgataaaaaTGATTGTCTGCACCTATTCTGACCACTAGGTGTCCCCAGagagctgatgtgtgtgtgcgtgtctgtgtgtgtgtgcgtgtgtgtgtgtgtgtgtgtgtgtgtgtgtgtgtgtgtgtgtgtgtgtgtgtgtgtgtgtgtgtgtgtgtgtgtgtgtgtgtgtgtgcttgtaccAGTGTTTTGGCTGCGGTCCGGCAGGGAGCGAGTTTTCCTCCTCAGAGGAGTTGAAGATTTGTCCAGCTCCTCCTTTAGGATGATTTTACCAAGATTAGACTGaatctgacagagagagagagagagagagagagagagagagagagagagagagagagagagaaaatatttgTTATCCATTTATCcgaattcagatttttttgcgTCTTCATCTTTCGTTCAGTCCGTTTCCGTCGGAGCTGATGAGGATCATCTTTACCTTGTTGAGTTCTTGTTTCTGAAGAATTCTGAGTCCCCCCAGTTCAtcatcctgctcctcatcctcctcttcatcttcatccctctgctccttcctcctccactccttctctagaggaggtgaggaaacaacgatagagaggagaggagcagaagtgaggaggagagaaacaaggagaagagTTAGATTGATGCAGGattgaaagagtgtgtgtgtgtgtgtgtgtgtgtgtgtgtgtgtgtgtgtgtgtgtgtgtgtgtgtgtgtgtggttgtaccTATCACAGCCAtggagggggggcagggccAGTAGTCGGTCTCGATCTTGGACGGCAGGTTGGGGTCTGGAGGTTGAGCTGCTGGAAACTTTGACGACTCGATGATCAGATCCTCAATCTGTTTCCCCtgagggacgacagaggacgacacgtctgcacacacacacacacacagacacacacacagacacacacacacacacacacacacacacacacacacacacacacacacacacacacacacacacagtgtcatatGTAAATCTAAGTGAAGTGAAAATGCTGAAACCTCTTTGAACGTCAGTGAAACAAACCTTGTTTGTAGTTCGGAGGCTTCTTATAGATGTTGGAAccattttctaaataaaagaacattttaaaattaaattcttATAAATTCTAAATTTGGATTTTTTtcatgtgtaaataaataaaataaaaataagtcaTTAACGATTATAGTATTTTTCAGGTTCTTTAATTTTATAGATTTTAATAAACAGTCGTTACCAGGCCTGTGGAAGTGCAGCACGGAGCTCCTGGTGCCAGAggagtgtgtgttcagtgtgtgtggtgtgggtgGTGTGGGCGgtgtggggggtgtgtgtgcgctgtctgTTCTGCTGGTCGGGACGGTGGAACCGGGAGAGGAACCTCCAGGGGAACGGTTCTCCAGCCAATCCTTGGGCAGGCtctggacacagagaggaggatgggGTCAGagggcagcaacacacacacactttatgatATTAAATCTTATTTGATTCGTGTAAAccattgtatgtgtgtgtgtgtgtgtgtgtgtgtgtgtgtgtgtgtgtgtgtgtgtgtgtgtgtgtgtgtgtggaacatcacagtgtaaacaggaagtggggGGTCTAACCtctggggagggaggaggggagatggAGCGAGGAGACAAAGACCTCTGCAGGACGAGAGAccaaaaaatactttaaaaacattaaagttaGAAACAGACTCAGAAAACCAGGAAAACACTTTGTTAATTTtagtcaataataataatgttattaattATTGATGTATAATCTCAAAGCAGCTCTTCCCTCTTACCTTATCTTACCTTAccttgtcttatcttatcttaaaaactgtttgtttagTTGTGATCTGTATCAACAGCATTTGTAACTTAGGACaatattttaaactttattataaataacaacatataAAAAGAAATGACAAATCGATCCAAATATaactggaaaaaacacaatgaagatATTATtatgta from Limanda limanda chromosome 5, fLimLim1.1, whole genome shotgun sequence includes:
- the LOC133001839 gene encoding dematin-like isoform X1, which codes for MMPKQLAQTSPGSVLSLRGSGIPGSPAAAIVARVEDGVIGYKDLAALPRDKAILDIERPDLMIYQSQYSYSPLERSLSPRSISPPPSPESLPKDWLENRSPGGSSPGSTVPTSRTDSAHTPPTPPTPPTPHTLNTHSSGTRSSVLHFHRPENGSNIYKKPPNYKQDVSSSVVPQGKQIEDLIIESSKFPAAQPPDPNLPSKIETDYWPCPPSMAVIEKEWRRKEQRDEDEEEDEEQDDELGGLRILQKQELNKIQSNLGKIILKEELDKSSTPLRRKTRSLPDRSQNTGSNASRSACSPDASKAGLSRLQSTEFSSSHKPPAERRLQDGQRELSPQHVGAAGLPVRDAGGDSARTKQTASWCGQNQTGAPPLSGGVLQCLRDVHRRLRLPVSVEEERHEEEVLSLLTVARTPSPTIPCISWDP
- the LOC133001839 gene encoding dematin-like isoform X2, which translates into the protein MMPKQLAQTSPGSVLSLRGSGIPGSPAAAIVARVEDGVIGYKDLAALPRDKAILDIERPDLMIYQSQYSYSPLERSLSPRSISPPPSPESLPKDWLENRSPGGSSPGSTVPTSRTDSAHTPPTPPTPPTPHTLNTHSSGTRSSVLHFHRPENGSNIYKKPPNYKQDVSSSVVPQGKQIEDLIIESSKFPAAQPPDPNLPSKIETDYWPCPPSMAVIEKEWRRKEQRDEDEEEDEEQDDELGGLRILQKQELNKIQSNLGKIILKEELDKSSTPLRRKTRSLPDRSQNTGSNASRSACSPDASKAGLSRLQSTEFSSSHKPPAGLQNGDSRMDRGNSLPSMLEQQVYPYETLVVTQRGRSKPPPGVDRTRLERHLSQEEFFSVFGMSIDDFDCLSLWKRNDMKKKFCLF